The following DNA comes from bacterium.
TAACCGCAGGAGGCTGGGCGGCCGTAGCAGGCGCTGTAACAGGCTTGGGCGTCGCTGCTGCCTTCAAAGCTTCATCGGAGAAATCAGGATCCAACTCCAGGATCGGCTTACCGTTCGCGTCTGTTGCCTCCCTGTAAACCTTGCCTCGAACAAGATCCGGATCGTGTTTCTTTACTACATGCAGATCGAGTTCGCCTTTGTTTACCAGTCCGAAAACCGGCTTTCCTGCAGCATCGACGCCTTCTTGATATACGATCAATCCTTTGTTTTCCCACATCGTGCGTCGAAAATTGTGTGCATCTTCCAGAAATTTCACTCTTTCATCATATGTGGGCGCCGAACGCTCCAGATTCTTTAAACGGTAACCACTGGGGTTATCAGCCCAGGCATCTACAATGATTTCGAGCTCTCCACCTTTTTCTCCTGAACCGAAAATGCGGTGTTGTTCTCCTAATCCTGCGAAATCTTCATCCGGATGAAATATTCTGTTTCCTAAATGGCCATCTTCGTATTTGACGCCGTTGTTACCCAGGAACATATCCGACTTAATGAGCTTTTCCATTTCCTCCGGAGTTAACTTACGGCCACTGACTTGATACCATCCGTCTGGCCATTTCTGAAGGACCAGTATAGGTGGGCCACCTTCCGGATTTGCGCTGCGGATTGCAGGTGAGTAAATTGGATTGTCCTTAATGCTGTCGAGCACCTTGGCTCCCTGAATCTGCCCTTCAACTGCCGCGACGCTTTCCCGATAAGCGCCGGGCGTGTAAAAAATCTTGACTACGATGTCATCGATAGGTGTTCCGTCCGGATTAAGAACTCGGAAGACTTGACCAAACGTTCCGCCGCCGAGCCACTCCCCCAGGATTACGCGCTGTGGCGCTTGCCCCGGCTTAAGTCCCGGAATGACAATGGTAGTTCCTTTCAACTGTTCAACGATTTCGAGTATTTGCTTTTTAAGGCCGACAATTCTTAGCATGTCGTCTTTTGTTTTTGACTGCTTGTTGACCGTGGCGTTGTATTCTCCAACTTTGCTCCACAGGTCATCGATCGGGGTCCCGATATCTCCTTCTACTTCCGGGAGGAAGGTTTCGGTGCCGCCACCTTTTTTTGGTGGCGGAGCTGTAGCAACTTCATCCGCTAATTCTGTGCCTCCAGGACTTCGGGCTTTAGGATCCTGAATTCCACCCGGACGTTCGGAGGCGACTTCCGTTTTTGCAGCGTGGAAATCAGAAGTTCCGGCAACTGTATCAGCTGCTTTTGCAGCAGCCGCATCCTTTGCTAACTGTTTTTGTGCCGCTAAGGCCTTCGTCTCCGCAACAGCCGCGCGCCAGGCTAGAAAATCAAGCGGAAGTAAGGCAACGGAAAGGGCAATGCTTTCCACGCGGGCTTCCAGAAGATCTTGATAGTGGATTAAACCTCTGAAATCCAAGCCGCCTACCGCGGCCGCTGCCTGAGCGGTGGAAAGGTCCCCCAACGTCATTAAGGCCAACCCACCCTCGGCTGCAATAAAGATGAGTCCGAGTCCAAGGCTTACCAGCGGTACGGGAGCAGTTACTGCCAGTACAAAAGCTTCTCCGCCGTGCAAGATTAATTCCCACTCCTCATCGGAAGCGTCCTGCGCATCGAAGCTCGAACCAAGCCCGCCCATCATGGAGGTGATTAACTGCTCTCCGAAAATCGGCGCGTAAGCTTTCGCAACTCTTGCAAGTAGACGGCGGTATACGTGGAGCCTGAACTCCTCCATTAATTCTTCGAAAGTTCGAAGTCCGGTCAAATGAACGATCTGCTCATTGAACTTCTGATCCAGTCTTTCGATTGCTTTATCCAGAGCGGCGCTGGTCAGCCGAGCGCGTTCCTCGTCTGTATAGTTGCCGTCCCTGATTTGTGCGAGCACGCGCCATAACGGGCCAGATGTGAGGTCTTCTACTTCAATTTCGGCACTCAGAAGAGGGTCTGAATTCAGGGCCGCCAGATACTCATTCAGCGCTCGATTCTCTTCTTCCTTAGCCTTCTTTACCATCTGATCCCAGATCCGCTTTTTCTCAATCAGGGTTCCCGGGATCTTATCGATGTAGGAGTTCGCATAGTTCTGGTAATCGGTTACTACTTTGTGTTTTTCATTCAGGACTTGATTCTTTTGCTCAACGATTTGAGCCAGAACGAAAAGCTCATCTATTTTCTTTCGGCGGCGCTCTTTAAAGGCATCGTTCTCGGGCAATCCCGGTATCAGAAGTAAGCGATCGCGTTCTTCTTCTAGTTTTCGAATGCGGTTTTTCTTCTCGGTTTCATAAAACCATGTCGTTCGATGCAGCTCTGCCAGCTCGGCTCCGATTTCATCCAGTCTGCGCATCGCGTCTTCATACGGCATGCCCACAATGCTGTCTGTGGGGATTTTGCCTGTTCCCTTTTTCAGCAGGTTGAGATTGGCTTTTTCTTTGACAAGCTCGGCTACGCGAAAATCACGAACGATAAACGCCGCCTGGCGCGCATACGGAGCCAGGATCTGGTCTTCGAATCGTTCTTCTGCGGACTGTTTAGCCTCATCAGCATAATGCTGGCGAACTTTGTACGCGACGGGATCTTCGAGGATGGAGATTTTATCCAGCACATAGCTTAGAACATTGTTTTTCAATGCCTTGTTCGTTGTTGTAGTTTGCGCGTCAATTGCTTCGACTACGACACGAAGAAGGTCAATTTTTTCTTCCTTAAATGCTTGATCCACGAACCGGTAGACCGCCTCGTTGTAGTTTTCTTTGGCAGCTTTACCAACCAGGTTCCGGGCTTGCTGATCATCTTCAACGGATATTTCGCTCGAATCTTGCTGCACGCTGACCGGCACACGAAACGTCGCAGTGCCATCAGCACCCGTTAGAGATTGATTCGGATCCTCATCACTCCCGGTTTGTTCGTCCTTGATGCTCTGCCATGGCAAAAGCGGGGATGGATAACTCGCAATCAGAAGATTTGCATTGGCGACAGGGTGGTTGACCTTCGTGCCGGCCTGAAGAACCTCTTCTGTTGCTTTGACCTTGACTGTGATAACAACAGTTACTGGTTTTGCTGCTTCTGTTTCAGTCCCCGAACCGGCAGGTGAAATGCCCACAAAAAGCGAAAAAATCAGGAATGCGATGATACAACGATCCGTGAATTTCATATTAGTGATCACTGCAGGTTCAGGAAGAACCAGCCTTCGCGCGCATTTCCGTTCTGGTGTTCAACGACCAGGCGAATCGTCCATTCTCTTGATCCGCTTAACTCCGCTGCGGGAATCGTGCCTAGCACACCGTCCCGCACTGGGCGGTTCAGTTCCCCGTTGATCTTTTTCCATTGCGCCGGTTTTTTCCCGGCGCCTATTTCTATATGGCCCCTTTGAAACTGATTCGCATCGGCAGTACCGGTTACTTGAACAAAAGGCTGACCCTCTTTTCTCACTACAGCTACGCTATCGATTTCCGGGATCAGGAAAAATTTCGGATCGGCATTCAACGCGGCTTTCATATTCAGTACACCGTAACCTGTGTGCTGATCTTTCCCGGGAGCATCCAGATCTATTGCCGAATGCAGCAGCATTCGCTCCACGTCTTCATTACTCAGCTTTGGATTCATCGAAAACAGCAAGGACGCAGCTCCTGCGACGATCGGAGCAGCGAAAGAAGTTCCGCTGGCACGGTAATATCTTTTATCTTTGCCGACATAGGATGATCCAATCTCATATCGAACGCCGCGGATATCTCTCAACAAATCGGTTCGTCTCGCGCGCAGACTTAGCACATCATCGCCCGGTGCGGAGATGTCAATTCCGTCACCATAATTGGAATAGACGGCTCTGCTATCCTTGACGTCACTTGCAGCAACCGCGATCACGTTGTTGAGGCCCGCCGGGCTGTAGTTGCTTATGTCAATCGCTTCATTTCCGGCGGCAACCACAATCACGACGCCTTTAGAATGGGCATAGTCGACCGCCATCTGTTCGGTTCGCGTGAGGTTATTGCCTCCTAAACTCAGATTGATGACACGCGCGCCATTGTTTGCAGCATAAATAATTGCTTCCGCAATATAAGAAGCGCGGGTATGACCAAAACTATTGAGCGCTTTGAGCACCATGATTTGTGCATTGGGACTCACGCCGGCAATGCCGATACCATTGTTGTGCGCGGCCGCGATCACTCCTGTCACGAACGTTCCGTGTCCGCCGTGATCCCATGGTCTGTTGTTTTTTTCAACGAAGTTCCAACCGATCCTATCGTCCACGTAGCCGTTTCGGTCATCATCTCTGTTGTTTCCCGGAGCTTCATCATGATTGTTCCAGAGATTGCTCCAGGAAATGTCCTTGTGGTTCCAGTCCAGTCCCGTATCGATTACCGCAATTGTTACGGGACTGCCGTTCTTTACAAGATTCCAGACGGAGTCTTCTCCCGCTGTGAAGCCGGCTCTCTTGATGGCCCACTGGTCATCGTAGCTTTGTTTCCAGCTCGAACGACTGAAGAAATACGGATCGTTCGGTGAAGCCTCACTGCGAACGAAATTGATTTCTACACGTTCGACGTTCGGAATCTTTTCAATAATTTTCCGGATAGCGTCTTCTAATTCGGGTGAAAATCGGAGTGCCTGAAAATTGTGATCGGGTAGCTCAAAGGAGTGATCTAAATATGGAGTGAGTTGATCAAGAGCCGATTTGTCTTCATCTGTAATTCCCGGCGCTTTCCTGATAATCACAATCAGACCCTTCACCGGTGAAAGATCGAGATTGACGGGAACATCGACCTTGGCTGGAACCTTCGATGTTCCGGAAACAGCAGGAACAGGCGATGGCGCCGGGGGTGTCGTCGCCAACTTTGGCGCAAACGCCGGGTCGGGAGCGTAGATCGGTTTTCCGCTTGGATCCGTACCAACACGCTTGTAAACATCCGTAACCAGATCGGGATCGTACTGTTTTACAATATCCAGGTCGACTTTGCCTTCATCGATCAGTTTGAAAATCGGACGCCCGTTGGCGTCTTTTCCAATCTCCACATATTTAATGAAGCCCCATCTTTCCCACATTGCCCTTTTGAAGTTGCGCGCATCTCGAAGATGCTCGTATCTTCCGATCGTGGTGGGTATTGCTTCCAGGCTTGGGATATGATTTTCGTGCGGGTTCATTGCCATCTCTAAGCGGCGTCCTTCGACAACTCCAGTATCAACATCCACTTTTGCTAGACGGTCGCTTTCACCATACCCTGCATACTTTTCTCCTTCTTTGAATAACCTGTTTCCCAGGTGTCCATCCTCCGAAATGATGTTTAAACTCGTTAGAAACTCATCCGTTGCCATTAGTTGATGCATTTGCTCTTTCGTTAATTTCCCTGATGCGGGACGCCATCCTTCCGCGTATTTTTGAAGCAGAAGAACCGGCGGCATCCCTTCCAGGTCTGCGGCACGGACGCCTGGATAATAAATCGGCTGGCCCGGTATCGCTCCAAGAAGCTCAGCTCCCTCTTTTTGTCCTATGGCCGCTAACTCGCCCGCGTTCTCCGCTTTTGGATTATGGAAGATTTTGATGACCATGTCGTCAATTAGAGTGCCATCGGGGCGTCGTACACCAAAAACGAGCCCAAGTTCTCCGCTTCCCACGTAATCATCAATGATTACCTCTATGTGCTTTCCTTCTCCGGTTGGTACAACGACTTTTTTCCCCTTGTACCGCCGGGCAATTTCTTGAATTTCTTGCAATGCCTCTTCCGCGGCAGCAGCATCTTTTGCTTTCTTTGCGTCTCTGTACTTTTTACCCGCGTCCCAAAGATCATTGAGATCTTTTGTTGGAATAAGATCCGATCGCGCCGCAGTGACCGGAGCTTGCGGATTCCGCACCGTCACTTCGGTTTTTTCAGGTTTTGCAGTCACTACATCATCTTCTGAGCGTTTCGGTGCGACTTCGGTTTTTTCAGGAGGTGGGGAAGTCCCTATATCATCTTCTGCGCGCTTGGTTACCACTGAAGTTTTGTCTGGAGGTGGTGCGGTCCCGATATTGTCTTCAGGATTGCGCGCTGCTACTTCGGTTTTTTCAGGAGGTTTGGCGGTAACAACATCGTCCTCTACCCGTGGTTTTGCAGCTGGACCGGCAATTTCAGTAACGGGCTCGGTTAGTACAGACCCTTCCTTTGCTGTTTGCGCAGCGGCTCTTTCCGCTCTCGCAAGCTTTGCTTGCTTGAGCGCAATGGCAGCGCCAAAGACGTCCAGAGGCAAAAGCGCAACACTAAACCCGAAAGCAAATCTCTGAGTGCTGAAGTCCTGTTCGTAAGTGTAGAGGCTTCGTTGATCCAGTCCTCCTGCTTCAACAGCATCTCTTGCGGAAGCAAGGTCTGTCCAAACGTAATAAGTGCGGCCTCCTTCCAGAGTAACGGACACCAGCGCCACGCCCAATCCAACCACTGGAAATGGAATGGTGACCGCCATCGCCACGGCTTCACCGCCGCGGAGAATCAGCTTCCAGTACTCATCGTCAGCTTCCTGTGCCTGAAATGTGGACCGCATCGCTCCAAAGATGGCGCCAGCCATCGGTCCGTAGTACTGCGAGTAATGAGCGGCAGCCCGGTCAAAAAGAGAATCGTAAACTCGCAGCCGAAACTCGTCCGTCAATTCATCAAAAGTCCGAAGTTGAGTGAGATGGGCAATCTGCTCATTGATGTTTTCATCGAGACGGTCAATGGCGTCGCCAAGAGCCTCATCTATCAAACGATGTTTTTCCTGATCACTCTTGTCGCTTTGTTCGATTTCAGTGATGATGCGCCAAAGCGGAACACCATCTACTTCCGTACTCAAAAGGGCATCCGTATTGAGAGATTTCAGGTATTCATCTCGCGCCAGGTTCACTACCTGCTCAGCATCTCTGTATTTCTGAGTTCGATAGTCCATGTCTATTTCCATCCCTTCAGATGGGATGACGAATAGGTCGTCATAAGCATCGTCAAGAACTTCAAGAGCGCTCTCAAGAGTCTTGTTGTTTTGCGCTACGATTTTGGATTGCTCAATAAGACCGTCGATTTTCCTGTCGCGAGCCTGGCGCCACAAATCGTTGACCGGGATGCCTGGAATGGTTAGTATTCGGTCCCTTTCCGCCTCCAGCTCAGCGATGCGGGCCAGTTTCTTCTGACGTTCGGAGTAGGCGAACACGTTGATGGCATAAGGCATCGTCCGGTTCAACTCTGCGATTTCGCTTCCAATTTCATCCAGACGTTTCAGCGCGCTTTCCAAGTCATCTTGTGCAGGCGTAAAGACACTGTCAGCGGGAGCATCTTTCTCTTTCTCCTTCAGAAGATTCAGCAAAGCCTTTTGATGCATCAGCTCTGCGATTCGGAAGTCGCGCAGCATCAAAGGAGCCTGCCGGGTTGACCCCATTAGAAATTGATTTCCGTATCGTGAAGGAAAGTTTTTTGCTTGCTGTTCATAGGAAGCTCGTACCACGTAACCTTCGGGATCTTCCAGGATGGCAATTTTATCCAGCACATAGTTCAGAACATCTTCTTTCAGCTTCTTATTCTTTGTTTCAGGTTGCGCGGCAATGGAATCAACCACCGCATAAAGAACTTCGATGTCGCCTTCTTTGAAGGCATCGTCAACCAGGCGGTACACCGGCTCGTTGTAGTTTTCTTTTGATGCTTTCTCAACCACGCTGCGCGCGTGCAGCACTTCTTTACTGAGCAGGATTATCGGAGCTGCAGTGGACTGATCTGTTTTGAATAAAACTTGTTGTGTAACGATCGGCAAGATGAATGTGGCATTGCCATCCAGATCGGTTACCAGCTGAATCGAGTCCTCATCATGGGCAGTTTCTTCATCCTTGACACCTTCCCATGGGAGAGGTGACGATTGAAAGCTAGGAATGAGGAGATTCGCATCTGAAACAGGATGATTAACTTTTGTTCCCGCCTCAAGGACCTGTTCTGTCGCCTTGACTTTGACGGTGATCGTGACAACCGCGGGTCCGTTTCGATTTTGCGCGCCGCTCGGAGCAACCGGCACCGTGATCAAACCTCCCGTGAATGCGCTGTCGCTCCGGTCAACCTCTATTGTTATGGAATCGCATTTGTCGCAGATCGGCGTGACTTCTCCAGCCTCTAACAATGTAGTAGGAATGATTAAGAAGATGGAAAGATAGATTCTTAAGAGATTTGAAAAGAATCGGTACATCTTCCGTCCACCCTAATTCAGTTTCAGATAAAACCACCCTTCGCGAGTCTTTCCATTTTGGTGTTCCAATACCAGGCGGACTGTCCATTCTGCTGATCCTGCAAGTTCGGTTGGCGGTATGAAACCGAGAACTTTATTTCGCACGGATTGTTTTAGATCTGCAGAGACCTTTTTCCATGAAGTGGGTTTTTTTGTCATTCCGATTTCCAGATGCGCATTCTTGAACTGATCGGCGTAGGCCGTGCCGCTGACCTGAACCAGCTGTTTGCCTTCTTTGGAAACGACCTGGACATTGTTAATCTCAGCATTCAAGAAGAATTTGCGATCAGCTTTTAATGCGGCCCTCGCATCCAATATCCCGTAACCGGTGTGTTTGTCTTTTCCAGGCACATCGGCGTCTCTGGCAGATTGAACTAGCATCCGTTCTACTTCTTCATTTGTTAACTCCGGATAAATCGAAAAAAGTAAAGCGGCTGTACCGGATACAATCGGCGCGGAGAAAGAAGATCCACTGGCGCGGTAATACCTCTTATCTACACCAACATAAGAGGTTCCCGCAGTGTATTGCACTCCGGGGATATCGAGTAAAAGATCGGTTCGTCTGGCACGAAGACTCAAAACATCATTTCCGGGCGCTGCAAGATCGATCTCACCAAAATTGGAATAAACGGCCCTCTGATCCTGAACGTCGCTAGCCGCGACTGTAAGCACGTCTCTTAAACCTGCGGGACTGTACTTGCTGATATCGACGGCTTTATTTCCGGCAGCAACAACAATAACTGATCCTTTGGACCGCGCGAAATCCACGGCCAGTTGTTCTGTTTTGGTAAGCTCGTAGCCTCCCACGCTTAAGTTGATTACACGCGCGCCATTGTTGGCTGCATAAATGATCGCTTCCGCAATGTACGAAGCTCGCGAATGGCCAAGACCGTTGAGAGCCTTCAAGACCATGATCTTCGCGTTTGGATTGATACCGGCAATTCCTTCTTTATTGCCTGGTGTTGCTGCAATGATTCCGGTAACAAACGTGCCATGGCCATTGTGATCCCATGGCGTAGTCGTTCTCTGATAAAAATCCCAGCCAATGAAATCGTCCACGTAGCCGTTCTTATCATCGTCTCTTCCGTTCTCCGGAATCTCTTTCGAGTTCGACCATATGTTGTCCCAGGAAATATCCTGGTGATTCCAGTCCAGTCCACTATCAACAACGGCTACCACAACAGGATTCTTTTTGAGCTTGATATTCCACGGTGAATCTTGTTCACTTGTATAACCCACGCGTTTGATAGCCCATTGATCATCAAAGTTTTGCTTCCACGATGCTTTCGAGTGGAAATAGGGATCGTTTGGCACATCCTCCGGTCCGCGGCACGGATTCACTTCGATGTAGGAAACATTGCTTAGCCGGCTGAAAGAGTCCTGTAATTGTGATGTGAGAGTGTTCGGGTATTCAAAATTCGTGAAAATATGTTGTCCGTCGGTAAAGATCTGCCGAATTGAAACTTGCGATCCTAGTTTTGGCAACTGGTACCCGACTTTCGTGAGAAATTCATTCGGTACTGCATCGAAGGCAACAATGGTGCTGTCCGTTGGCGTTGCGTCGACTTTGAACGAGTCTTGAATTCCCACGTCTCTAGTTAAGCTGCGATTCGCCTGAGCAATTTTTGATTGCACATGAACTTGTTGATTAGTGAATTCTATGAATCCGTCCGATCCGGTTTTGAGGTGATTCGGGTTATCCTGATGACCGGTCTGCGAGTCTTTTGTGCTTCCGGCAACATTCGGCAAATCAGGGATCAACTCCTGAATCTGGAGGAGTGCATCTTTTACAGCTTCATCAACGTTTTGTCCGCGCACGATAACTTCGATTGTTACTTTGAAGCCCTCTTCACCGGTGAGTACAGGCTGATCCTTCTTTTCGTCTGGCGGTTCGGGCGCCGGATCTTGAGGCGTCTCCTCTTTTTTCTTATCGTCACCGATAATTAATGCAGTTAAGCTGCTCGATTCAGCTTTGTTAGTTCCCGGTCGAATCCGGAATTCCTCGGTGGGTCCCCAATGTGGATTGTTAAAAGTGAATCCACCGAAGACATTGTGATTCGGAGTAAAAAACGTTTGAGCATCTTTGGTCGTTATGTCTAAGTAATTGCCCAACGGTTCGCTTGTGGTAGTCGGATCACGAAAATCACCTGTAAATGGCGGTGTATTTACCGGGCCATTCGGGATATCAACAGGATTGTTAATGCCGCCGGAAGTGGAAAACAAGTTCGGCCTGCCATCAGTGATTACCGGTGTTCCTCCGGGTGGCACGCTGATTCGGAGCTCCCGGCTTCCAGGAGCACACGGACCCACGCTGAGGGTGACAGTGAAAAACTGTTCCTCCTGATCCGTTACTTTTTCCGGCTTTTGTCCTTTGCATTTTTTCTCACAATCTTCCAGCTCCTTTTTGAGATTATCGATTTCCTTCGACTTTGCGTAGATTTCTTCTGTTAACCCGGGAATCTTCCAGTTAAGCGCCTCCATTTCTTTACCGACGTCAGCGTCCTCGGTTTCCAGTTTGTCGAGTTTTTTTTGAAGTGAATCCTTTTTGACTGGATCCGTTTCCTTCTCAAGCAGAGCCTTTGTATCCCCAATTTCAATACCTAATTTGACCGACCTCTTGAGCAAGTCATTCCATCTGTCCATACTTCGTTCTTTTTCATCCATAAGGTCGTTTTGTTTCTTTTCGGCTTCAGCCAATCGCTTGGCAATATCCTCACATTCCGGACAAGGACTCAGAGGGCCGGAGCCCCCTGAGCCGTCTGCGAATTGTTCTCCGGAAGGAGCCAGGCATGCAACTAGAAACGCGAACCAGAAGACTAATCTCAGTTTTCCAAGCATGGCGCTACTCTGAAAATTCTCTTATTAGAATCCAAATCCGGTGCGTGCTCTGACGCGATAGTTGTTTCCATCAAAGCTCGCCTCAACCCCCGCGATGAAATGGCCTGCGCGGAAATCGATTCCGGCAACGCCTTCAATCGTGTTTTCTTCAAGTACTTCCGCAAAGGAAAGCGTTCCAATTACGCTGAATCCCGGAAAGGCGGCCGAACCATCCGCCTCAAGATTTGCGTCCAGGCCAATTGTTCGAAAAGTACCGCGGACGCCTCCAAAGGGAGCAAAATGCTCAAAGTTGTAGCCAACAATCCCTTCCACAAGATGTGATTCGTAATCGAAAACGAAGTCCTGTTTTGTTACGACAGCGTTATTCGCTCTAAACGCCGGACTGACATTCATATCCATATCGACAATCGTGTCATACCGGTACTCCCCCGTTCCAAACCAGTTGCAGTCATCACAGAAAAAGAAGAGAACGCCGACGCCGACGCCCAGAATTGTTCCATCTCCGCTAAACCGTTGTTGCACCCCTGCCGGATTAGTCGGATTGACAAATTCGAGATCCACATCAGCCGGTGAAACCATGAAAGAAACGTAGGGATAGAACAGTCTTCGCCCTGATCCACCGCCGGAGGAATCTTCAGCGCTGCTTGCAAATGAATTCCGCGATGCGAAACCGCTGAGCTTGTTGCTGCTTAACGCGGAACCGCCGCCAAAGCTACCGAGTCCGATATTCACTCCTGCGCCATAGGAGTTGATGTCAAGTGACTGTACAAGTCCGTCGTTTGTTTTGTCGAGAAGCGCCTGGCTCGCTTTCTCATCTGTGGCGTCTGAAAACACGACGTTTCCGGATGTATCCCTGACTGTGAGTGTAGTCCTTGACGAAGACGCGGTGCGCGTCACGTCATCCAATGATTCAACTTGAGGCTGGAAACTTACATTGGTTCCCGGTTTCAGCGGACGTCTGGAGTACGAAAAAGGTTTTTCCGCCGTAAACGTAACGTTACTTGTTTCATTTGGTCTGACTGTAACGCCTTTCTTTATCATCTCGCGAGATTTGTGACGGATTCTTATTGTGTAAGTTCCTTCTTCCACATTTGCGTAGCCATTCTTGTCAGTCTTCAACTCGGACGAAGTACCGTCCTGCGAAATGATGGTGAGCTCAGCTTCTCCAATGGGATCCCCTGATTCATCCTGAAAGTAAATCGACCCGACTACTGCCCAGGCCGAAGAAGCTAAAAACAGACCGGCAAACAGTATGGCAAGCCGAAAAGTTAGCCCATAAATCTTTGACATTCTTGTGTACCTCCTTCCTTAACTACAGATGGAGACGGACAGATCAGAAAAAGTTAGGAGATTCTGTTTGGGTAAACTTACTTTTGCAACGCGGAGGTCCAGTTCAGGAGAACAGCAATCAAAGATGCATTGGAATCCTGGACGGGGGCATTGATAAGAAAACGGGTGCCATCGGGCGATGGTACGTACTGTTTGTTCCAACCTAAATCAGCGCTTCTCACCGTTGTTTCGAAAAGAGGTTTTGGATTGTCAGGCTCAAAACTCCCTTCCTTCTTTAACGTGACCATCATCAGTCTTTGGGCTGAGTCGATATAGTAAAGTTCTGCAGAGTCATTGCGCCAGGCCGGCTGTGAACCCCCTTGAATCGAAATCTGCCACTTGCCGCTGAGCGATGGAAAATCCTGAACGTAGACTTCCGGCAGGCCGGTTTCATCCGATGTATAAGCAATCCATTTTCCATCGGGTGAGATCTGATTCTGACATTCATTAAACCGCGTGTTTAAAAGTGGTTCGGGTTTGGCATTCTTCGAGTCGAGTACCATCCACAAATCCAGCTTTGTCTTTGGATCATCGGCTTGAAAAACAAGGAACTTGCCATCAGGCGAGAAACTACCGGGCCATTTATTTTGGGGCGATGAAAATAACACGGTTTCTGTGCTGATTCCTGTGGAGGGCTTGACGTAAAGATCGAGATGCCCATCGCGCGATGAGGAATATGCGATACGGGAACCATCCGGATGCCATACTGGAGTGCCTGCATCTGAATGAAAAGTAAATCGCGAGAGCCGGTTTCCGTTCAGCTCAATTAACCAGATGTCTTCAGCATCCGATTCTGGATTTCTTCGCTTGACTGCTATACGCGATCCTCCCGGTGCAAGCGTCGGCTCATCATAATCTCCTGGTGGTCCTACAACTGCAAGACGTGTTCCGTTTCGATCAACCCAGGCGAGCTGAGTAATTGCTCCTGCCGCCTGCTGGTATGCGAGAACTCCATCACGGGAAACGGAAAACACACCGTAACCGCTGCTCCCTTTTTGAATTTGCACATTCTCAGCAACAAGCTGCGGGTCTCCTTCCAATTGAAATTTTTCCATATCAAAAAGTTGAGACATCAGTTTCCCTTCCACCAAATAAAGGAGATAACCGGGGCGCACATATTGAACGCTGCGCGCGTTCGCGAAAAGCTTCCTGCTCTTTCCCGAATCCAGAGAACCAATCCAGACCGCTTCTTGTTGCGGCTCTAATCCCTGACTCAAGTAAAGGAAATGTTCGCCATCGGGTAAGAATTGTGGGAAGCGATGGCTTGCTTCATCTTCCTGCAATTCTGTTGCGCGGCTCGCCGCGCCACCGGTCGCAGGGATGCGATACAACGGAGACAGCACATTGGGCGAGAAAAGAATTTCATCCTTCTGATTCCACGTCGCCCCGCGCGGCTCACGGACATCGGACAAAGTGAGCACTGAGCCGCTGGAAACTTCAACTTTCTTGAGTTTTCCTTGAGCAAAAAAACCAAGGAACCGGCCATCAGGTGACCAGAAAGGATACTCCGCGCCCTCCGTGCCTGATACGCTTTTTGCTTCAATAGAATCCATGGATCGAATCCACAATACATTCTTTC
Coding sequences within:
- a CDS encoding S8 family serine peptidase encodes the protein MYRFFSNLLRIYLSIFLIIPTTLLEAGEVTPICDKCDSITIEVDRSDSAFTGGLITVPVAPSGAQNRNGPAVVTITVKVKATEQVLEAGTKVNHPVSDANLLIPSFQSSPLPWEGVKDEETAHDEDSIQLVTDLDGNATFILPIVTQQVLFKTDQSTAAPIILLSKEVLHARSVVEKASKENYNEPVYRLVDDAFKEGDIEVLYAVVDSIAAQPETKNKKLKEDVLNYVLDKIAILEDPEGYVVRASYEQQAKNFPSRYGNQFLMGSTRQAPLMLRDFRIAELMHQKALLNLLKEKEKDAPADSVFTPAQDDLESALKRLDEIGSEIAELNRTMPYAINVFAYSERQKKLARIAELEAERDRILTIPGIPVNDLWRQARDRKIDGLIEQSKIVAQNNKTLESALEVLDDAYDDLFVIPSEGMEIDMDYRTQKYRDAEQVVNLARDEYLKSLNTDALLSTEVDGVPLWRIITEIEQSDKSDQEKHRLIDEALGDAIDRLDENINEQIAHLTQLRTFDELTDEFRLRVYDSLFDRAAAHYSQYYGPMAGAIFGAMRSTFQAQEADDEYWKLILRGGEAVAMAVTIPFPVVGLGVALVSVTLEGGRTYYVWTDLASARDAVEAGGLDQRSLYTYEQDFSTQRFAFGFSVALLPLDVFGAAIALKQAKLARAERAAAQTAKEGSVLTEPVTEIAGPAAKPRVEDDVVTAKPPEKTEVAARNPEDNIGTAPPPDKTSVVTKRAEDDIGTSPPPEKTEVAPKRSEDDVVTAKPEKTEVTVRNPQAPVTAARSDLIPTKDLNDLWDAGKKYRDAKKAKDAAAAEEALQEIQEIARRYKGKKVVVPTGEGKHIEVIIDDYVGSGELGLVFGVRRPDGTLIDDMVIKIFHNPKAENAGELAAIGQKEGAELLGAIPGQPIYYPGVRAADLEGMPPVLLLQKYAEGWRPASGKLTKEQMHQLMATDEFLTSLNIISEDGHLGNRLFKEGEKYAGYGESDRLAKVDVDTGVVEGRRLEMAMNPHENHIPSLEAIPTTIGRYEHLRDARNFKRAMWERWGFIKYVEIGKDANGRPIFKLIDEGKVDLDIVKQYDPDLVTDVYKRVGTDPSGKPIYAPDPAFAPKLATTPPAPSPVPAVSGTSKVPAKVDVPVNLDLSPVKGLIVIIRKAPGITDEDKSALDQLTPYLDHSFELPDHNFQALRFSPELEDAIRKIIEKIPNVERVEINFVRSEASPNDPYFFSRSSWKQSYDDQWAIKRAGFTAGEDSVWNLVKNGSPVTIAVIDTGLDWNHKDISWSNLWNNHDEAPGNNRDDDRNGYVDDRIGWNFVEKNNRPWDHGGHGTFVTGVIAAAHNNGIGIAGVSPNAQIMVLKALNSFGHTRASYIAEAIIYAANNGARVINLSLGGNNLTRTEQMAVDYAHSKGVVIVVAAGNEAIDISNYSPAGLNNVIAVAASDVKDSRAVYSNYGDGIDISAPGDDVLSLRARRTDLLRDIRGVRYEIGSSYVGKDKRYYRASGTSFAAPIVAGAASLLFSMNPKLSNEDVERMLLHSAIDLDAPGKDQHTGYGVLNMKAALNADPKFFLIPEIDSVAVVRKEGQPFVQVTGTADANQFQRGHIEIGAGKKPAQWKKINGELNRPVRDGVLGTIPAAELSGSREWTIRLVVEHQNGNAREGWFFLNLQ